A window of Ranitomeya variabilis isolate aRanVar5 chromosome 2, aRanVar5.hap1, whole genome shotgun sequence contains these coding sequences:
- the LOC143808280 gene encoding microtubule-associated serine/threonine-protein kinase 4-like — MAGFILDYLQVQALWRILHNNRPSTVLLPPDGVLSFTHRLVVQLVRNCLTKYQQGHLTSEYVTDLLQNIRTLVQQAEERSQYGDLAFIKQLADEVLSVLERPARSLERLETAEGEAKDGQHLIPGPCSDLIPDTTVLADPDSRICEIPEIQESVGSVIKSLTPTRKPHESDYETTKLIGSGHFGAIYLVHHKDSHQIFALKKMTKRNIDTPKKVKRAYLERDILTFTDCPFVVSMLCSFPTKSHLCMVMEYVGGGDCETLINTMGPLSVPLVRLYFAEAVLAVEYLHSYGVVHRDLKPENLLITSSGHIKVTDFGLSKVGIMIPKTNIYKELAEDITREFMDHEMCGTPYYFAPEIILKEGYGRPVDWWSMGIILYEFLVGFLPFDGDSLTELYESVTNGGIIWDCDFAPPPDAQNLITELLRKKPADRLGTGGAFEIKGHPFLSDLDFGNLLSQKPEYIPQFASDVDTSLFINRQDIEEHLVSEDEEGDTNEDNKSFEFQNFTSSSERLSKLCTITTRTMNDEDPKSPPQCTPASSTNISEIQKEPFCEPDRDDPISSLPFSSLSETPAEEEVKSAINLSIKEENSENVKKGKKRRGSIFRRILSSCRRGLSRAARLFACCHSCPSVI, encoded by the exons ATGGCTGGATTTATTCTAGATTATCTTCAGGTACAAGCACTATGGCGGATTCTTCACAACAATCGCCCTAGCACTGTGCTTCTACCACCCGATGGCGTCCTCAGCTTCACTCACCGGCTGGTGGTGCAGCTAGTAAGGAATTGCCTGACCAAATACCAACAAGGTCATCTTACCTCAGAGTATGTGACTGATTTACTTCAGAACATCAGGACATTAGTACAGCAG GCTGAAGAAAGATCTCAATATGGAGATTTGGCTTTTATTAAACAACTGGCCGATGAAGTCCTGTCTGTGCTGGAACGTCCGGCTCGCTCATTGGAACGCCTG GAAACAGCAGAAGGCGAGGCCAAAGATGGGCAGCATCTGATCCCGGGGCCGTGCAGCGATCTGATTCCAG ATACAACTGTGCTGGCGGATCCTGACAGTAGAATCTGTGAGATCCCGGAGATCCAAGAATCTGTCGGT AGTGTGATTAAATCATTGACCCCGACAAGAAAGCCGCATGAAAGCGACTATGAAACAACTAAACTGATCGGCAGTGGACATTTTGG GGCTATCTACTTGGTGCACCATAAAGACTCACACCAGATCTTTGCTTTGAAGAAAATGACCAAGCGGAACATAGACACTCCAAAAAAAGTGAAAAGGGCCTATCTGGAGCGGGACATCCTAACATTCACTGATTGTCCCTTTGTGGTCTCCATGCTTTGCTCCTTTCCAACTAAATCTCACTTGTGTATGGTCATGGAGTATGTAGGAG GTGGAGACTGTGAGACCCTTATAAACACCATGGGTCCACTATCTGTCCCCTTGGTCCGCTTGTACTTTGCAGAAGCGGTCCTTGCTGTAGAATACCTCCACAGTTATGGTGTGGTGCACAGAGACCTGAAGccggaaaa CCTCCTGATTACATCTTCTGGACACATTAAAGTTACCGACTTCGGGCTTTCAAAAGTTGGTATCATGATACCAAAAACCAACATCTACAAGGAATTAGCGGAGGACATCACCAGAGAGTTCATGGACCATGAG ATGTGTGGGACCCCGTATTACTTCGCCCCAGAGATCATCCTGAAAGAAGGATATGGAAGACCCGTTGACTGGTGGTCAATGGGGATCATCTTGTATGAATTTCTCGTGGGATTTCTGCCATTTGATGGAGATTCCCTAACTGAGCTTTATGAAAGTGTTACCAATG GAGGCATAATTTGGGATTGTGATTTCGCTCCTCCCCCCGATGCGCAGAACCTAATTACTGAGCTGCTCAGAAAAAAGCCTGCAGATAGACTTGGGACAG GAGGAGCATTTGAGATCAAAGGCCATCCATTCCTGAGTGACTTAGACTTTGGCAACCTTCTAAGTCAGAAGCCGGAGTACATTCCTCAGTTTGCATCTGACGTGGACACCAGCTTATTTATCA ATCGCCAGGATATAGAAGAGCATCTGGTCTCCGAGGATGAGGAAGGGGACACAAATGAGGACAACAAGAGCTTTGAGTTTCAAAATTTTACATCATCTTCTGAAAGGCTTTCTAAA CTCTGTACCATCACTACCAGAACAATGAATGATGAGGATCCCAAGTCCCCTCCACAGTGTACTCCAGCATCCAGCACAAATATATCAGAAAT ACAGAAAGAACCTTTTTGTGAACCTGATAGAGACGATCCTATAAGCAGCTTGCCATTCTCCTCATTGTCAG